The following proteins come from a genomic window of Primulina eburnea isolate SZY01 unplaced genomic scaffold, ASM2296580v1 ctg1459_ERROPOS7100000, whole genome shotgun sequence:
- the LOC140820791 gene encoding uncharacterized protein: protein MTREELKKMMADAIAQAMVRKEVSRHNTPPEQEQEQEQEQEQERRDEEEVSGGNMDYSVGSKAPTTAEELRELKQKMRILEGQLESRSAARVVAKGCLFADIIVREPLPGNFKSAKVKDYDGNADPEEHLARFENMDMLHCYTDRINCKVFLTTLVDSAQRWFEGLPPQSVRDFQKVFLHHFSSSKKYKKTVFSLFEVKQSPEESLRAYIKRFNRVALDVPSCAGETKTTTFTQGLREGEFFKSLTKKVPRDFEDLLSRAEKYINMEEAQKQKREAVRKERGDRTSKPEERGQKRGNPEHFSHHVPLKIAREREVHECSRDLAPDHQLSRPEKKGFCDLHKLGYHNTEDCKVLKGNYVAPSLPKPIIKTQVSRLPPWTSRQPGSSSRGGGVRSNPRIEPGRRRGSEIEQRKKSPPVVGTIKMISGGSTDGDSNRARKSRSRRECLEVEGLRKSEAVISFGPEDLRGVNLPHNDALVIQARVTNYDILQVFVDSGTSVNVIFKDAFEQMDLQGYHLETVETALFGFAGHVVYPEGEIILPLTLGSHDLKRTVMTSFTMVDSPSSYNIILGRPAMNELRAVASTYHQKIKFPVGVSVGEVRGDQPSSRKCYVEAVRGDQSRSKKEGKRAKIGETGGRRVEKREIHFVAEEEQEAVEIGPGQQIRVARDLSMTTRVSLIKCLKTNIHVFAWSQQELTGISPFISEHHLNILSGSHPIKQKKRHFGPEKDKVISEQVKELLKAGHIRQIQFPTWLSNVVLVPKSTGKWRMCVDFRDLNKACPKDHYPLPRIDQLVDSTSGYELLSFMDAYQGYHQIPLAKNDQDKASFVTSGGTFCYIVMPFGLKNAGATYQRLMDKVFEKQLGRNVEVYVDDILGKTREVTTFINDLEETFATLMQYGIKLNPAKCIFGVKSGKFLGFMVTDRGIEVNPEKVKYVLCMPTPQSVKEVQKLTGMIASLSRFISRSAHRSYPFFQVLRKARQFGWNDKCEQAFQDLEAHLAELPILVKPEAGEKLFLYLSSTEHAVSSVLIKE, encoded by the coding sequence ATGACCCGTGAAGAGTTGAAAAAAATGATGGCCGACGCAATAGCTCAAGCCATGGTCAGGAAAGAGGTTTCTCGACACAACACGCCGCCCGAGCAAGAGCAAGAGCAGGAGCAGGAGCAGGAGCAGGAACGGAGGGATGAGGAGGAAGTGAGTGGAGGTAACATGGATTATAGTGTCGGGTCAAAAGCTCCGACTACAGCAGAGGAGTTGAGAGAGTTAAAGCAAAAGATGAGGATCCTAGAGGGACAGTTGGAGAGCCGTAGCGCTGCCCGGGTCGTTGCCAAAGGGTGCCTGTTTGCTGATATTATTGTCCGGGAGCCTCTTCCCGGGAATTTCAAGTCTGCCAAAGTAAAAGATTACGATGGCAATGCGGACCCGGAGGAGCATCTCGCCAGATTCGAAAACATGGACATGCTGCACTGCTACACTGACCGAATCAACTGCAAGGTATTCTTGACAACTCTGGTGGACTCCGCCCAGAGATGGTTTGAGGGTTTGCCCCCTCAAAGTGTGAGAGATTTCCAAAAAGTATTCCTACACCACTTCAGTAGCAGCAAGAAATACAAAAAGACTGTTTTTAGTCTTTTTGAGGTGAAGCAGAGCCCGGAAGAGAGTTTGAGGGCTTATATCAAAAGGTTTAACAGGGTAGCCCTAGACGTCCCATCTTGTGCCGGCGAGACTAAGACTACAACCTTCACTCAGGGTTTGAGGGAGGGAGAATTCTTCAAGTCACTAACGAAAAAGGTACCCAGGGATTTTGAGGACCTGTTATCCCGGGCAgaaaaatacataaatatgGAGGAAGCCCAGAAGCAGAAGAGGGAAGCCGTGAGGAAAGAAAGAGGAGACCGGACATCTAAGCCCGAGGAGAGGGGGCAAAAGAGGGGCAATCCAGAGCATTTCTCCCATCATGTGCCTCTGAAGATTGCCCGAGAGAGGGAGGTGCATGAGTGTAGTAGAGATTTGGCCCCGGACCATCAGCTGTCCCGGCCAGAGAAAAAGGGATTTTGTGATCTTCACAAGTTGGGCTACCATAACACTGAAGATTGCAAAGTTCTGAAGGGAAATTATGTTGCGCCTTCCCTCCCAAAGCCCATTATCAAAACGCAGGTGTCTAGGCTGCCGCCATGGACATCCCGGCAGCCCGGATCTAGTTCTCGGGGAGGAGGTGTCAGAAGCAATCCTAGGATCGAGCCCGGAAGGAGAAGGGGGTCTGAGATTGAGCAAAGAAAAAAGTCGCCCCCGGTTGTAGGGACGATTAAAATGATATCCGGAGGCTCTACTGATGGAGATTCTAACCGGGCGAGGAAGTCAAGGAGTAGGAGAGAATGTTTGGAGGTGGAAGGATTGAGGAAGAGTGAGGCAGTCATCAGTTTCGGCCCGGAGGACCTCAGAGGGGTGAATCTACCCcataacgatgccttggtgATCCAAGCCCGAGTGACGAATTATGATATTCTGCAGGTCTTCGTGGACTCAGGCACTTCTGTGAATGTAATTTTCAAAGATGCTTTTGAGCAGATGGATTTGCAGGGCTATCACCTGGAAACCGTGGAAACTGCTCTTTTTGGCTTCGCCGGGCACGTGGTTTATCCGGAGGGGGAAATTATTTTACCTCTGACTTTGGGTTCTCACGATCTCAAGAGAACAGTGATGACTTCTTTCACTATGGTGGACTCCCCATCATCGTATAACATCATCCTTGGGAGGCCAGCCATGAATGAGTTGAGGGCTGTAGCGTCTACTTACcaccagaaaataaaatttcctgTGGGAGTCAGCGTAGGAGAAGTCCGGGGAGATCAACCTTCTTCTCGGAAGTGTTATGTAGAGGCAGTCCGGGGGGATCAGAGCAGATCTAAGAAGGAGGGGAAGAGGGCTAAGATAGGTGAGACAGGAGGAAGGAGAGTGGAGAAAAGGGAGATACACTTTGTGGcagaggaagagcaggaggcggTGGAAATTGGGCCAGGCCAGCAAATTCGGGTGGCTCGGGATCTCAGCATGACCACCCGGGTaagtttaattaaatgtttaaaaactaACATCCATGTGTTTGCCTGGTCCCAGCAGGAGCTTACGGGGATTTCTCCCTTTATATCGGAGCATCATTTAAACATCCTCTCGGGGTCTCACCCCATAAAGCAGAAAAAGAGGCACTTTGGTCCTGAAAAGGACAAAGTCATATCAGAACAAGTAAAGGAGCTCCTAAAGGCGGGGCATATTCGGCAAATTCAATTTCCTACGTGGCTTTCCAATGTGGTTTTAGTACCTAAATCCACTGGCAAATGGCGTATGTGCGTAGACTTCCGCGATCTGAACAAGGCGTGCCCCAAAGATCATTATCCGCTGCCCCGGATTGACCAGCTGGTAGATTCCACTTCAGGCTATGAGCTGCTGAGTTTTATGGATGCGTACCAGGGATATCATCAGATTCCCCTGGCCAAAAATGATCAAGATAAAGCCAGTTTCGTCACctcgggaggtacattttgttataTTGTAATGCCTTTCGGGTTGAAGAATGCAGGTGCTACTTACCAGCGTCTTATGGACAAAGTATTCGAGAAGCAGCTGGGGCGGAATGTGGAggtctatgtggatgatatcCTGGGCAAGACCCGGGAGGTCACCACTTTCATTAATGATCTGGAGGAAACTTTTGCCACCCTCATGCAATATGGGATCAAGCTTAACCCGGCCAAATGTATTTTTGGTGTAAAAAGTGGCAAATTCTTGGGATTCATGGTTACAGATCGGGGGATCGAGGTAAATCCAGAGAAAGTCAAGTATGTCTTATGTATGCCCACTCCGCAATCTGTAAAAGAGGTGCAAAAGCTGACAGGAATGATTGCTTCCCTTTCTCGATTTATATCCCGATCAGCACACAgaagttatcctttctttcaagtCTTGAGAAAGGCCCGGCAATTCGGGTGGAATGATAAATGTGAGCAAGCCTTCCAGGACTTGGAAGCCCATCTGGCAGAGCTCCCTATATTAGTAAAGCCCGAGGCCGGAGAGAAATTATTCCTATATTTGTCCTCTACAGAGCACGCTGTCAGCTCAGTTTTGATCAAAGAATAA
- the LOC140820790 gene encoding uncharacterized protein: protein MIQPSEEEVWRVFVDGASSLAGCGVGVVMISPPGEKIKLAIRIDSRVTNNEAEYEAVLAGIRAAREVGASRIIIYSDSQLVTQQIKGVYEAKDDRMLKYLQLIKTRAEGFADWSIEQIP, encoded by the coding sequence atgatcCAGCCCAGTGAAGAAGAAGTATGGAGAGTATTTGTAGATGGGGCATCTAGCCTTGCGGGGTGCGGAGTAGGAGTTGTGATGATATCTCCCCCGGGAGAAAAAATTAAATTGGCAATAAGGATTGATTCCCGAGTAACTAACAACGAGGCCGAGTACGAGGCCGTGCTAGCTGGAATTCGAGCTGCTCGAGAAGTCGGGGCTTCCCGGATAATTATATATTCTGATTCACAACTCGTCACTCAGCAGATAAAGGGTGTATATGAAGCTAAAGATGATAGGATGCTGAAATATCTACAGCTTATCAAAACTCGAGCAGAAGGCTTTGCGGATTGGAGTATCGAGCAAATACCCTGA
- the LOC140820796 gene encoding uncharacterized protein, whose translation MEEPSAEKKRRELERRQLEKVGDVIAAINGASQVDQVVVALCSLAASLFPLDTNSFSGCLDEKFRHELLAMEFPSEDERIVWWNIFYKGSAFRAFARFLLYDVASNWLACFPTSARKQSYDVFFVNGCAAEMVYEVVPCLQQIGSGSHDSNAVCSNAERLLVLCLLENNGVLQMVRDFCGGCQFEDLGQEQLKQVISRVSQLITSIPDKARQGAPTSLSPRLFFKRITTQLFHGMTEWDDKLVQESSLTNDFQKNSGILFVAEAIVRICRRGYTGELLRDVIPLILGNVRSILKTGSGVAIDEIFVSQPGVRFWLKLMEAVNDSHSVERIAEELLHQLADQNVNNVEGYWFLWILFGRLYKRQPSIRFAFREKFLLWKMFPTCCLRWILHFAVLECNPENALSVKSLNTRGLSETVQRLVAAWSKSEFVQSAPIERQVYVTAALGLCLEKMSKEDLDATKDALPSILQGISRRLESPEYLVRKMASSIAYVFSKIIDPKNPLYLDDSCQEETIDWEFGKATPIKGPPTATMLKVNENSDREIPHAMIPGNEIQRNEDNGISKDSTAIKNNVQFNLFDPDEVIDPATLNNDSAFDEDDSDDGSEDSGTSSDSLKPYDLTDDDTDLTRKFSQLTDVIGALRKSDDAEGVENALDVAEKLVRASPDELKYMAGDLARTLLMVRCSDFTVEGEEASAEGKRQRALVALIVICPIESLDSLNKLLYSPNIDISQRIIILDVMTDAAQELASARILKSEQPKSLITQTSDQPWYVPRNGGPPIAGSWKEIPSAGTPLNWSYSYERELPSKAGQIKRGKTRRWSLRSAVQDIQTEHTQNRFPPYAAAFMLPAMRGFDKKRHGVDLLGRDFIVLGKLIHMLGVCMKCAAMHPEASVLASPLLDMLRSREVSYHAESYVRRSVLFTASCVLLALHPSFVASALVDGNIEISGGLEWVRTWAVEVAESDTDKECYTLAMACLQLHAEMALQASRALESTKDASKQKSISIFPTSSSGSIKLPF comes from the exons ATGGAGGAGCCCTCGGCAGAGAAGAAACGGAGAGAACTGGAGAGAAGACAACTGGAGAAGGTCGGTGACGTCATCGCCGCAATCAATGGCGCCAGCCAAGTCGATCAAGTTGTTGTCGCTCTTTGTTCTCTCGCCGCTTCCCTCTTTCCTCTTGATACCAATTCATTTTCAG GTTGTCTTGACGAGAAATTCCGACACGAG TTGTTGGCTATGGAGTTTCCCAGTGAAGATGAGAGAATTGTGTGGTGGAATATTTTCTACAAGGGCTCCGCATTTCGAGCATTTGCCAGATTTTTGTTGTATG ATGTTGCTTCCAATTGGCTGGCATGCTTCCCAACTTCTGCAAGGAAACAGTCATATGATGTGTTTTTCGTTAACGGCTGTGCTGCTGAGATGGTTTATGAGGTGGTTCCTTGTCTACAGCAGATTGGAAGTGGTAGTCATGATTCAAATGCTGTGTGCTCAAATGCTGAGAG ATTGCTTGTTCTTTGCTTGCTGGAGAATAATGGGGTGCTTCAGATGGTTAGAGATTTCTGTGGTGGTTGTCAATTTGAAGATCTTGGCCAAGAACAACTCAAGCAGGTTATTTCTAGGGTCTCACAGCTAATTACATCTATTCCTGATAAAGCAAGACAAGGCGCTCCAACTTCACTTTCACCTCG TTTGTTCTTTAAAAGAATCACGACTCAGCTTTTCCATGGAATGACGGAGTGGGATGATAAGTTAGTTCAGGAGTCATCTTTAACAAATGACTTCCAGAAGAATAGTGGTATTCTTTTTGTTGCAGAAGCAATTGTCCGTATTTGTCGTCGAGGGTATACTG GTGAGCTATTACGTGATGTTATTCCATTGATCCTTGGAAATGTTCGCAGCATCTTAAAAACAGGCTCTGGGGTGGCCATCGATGAAATTTTTGTGTCACAACCAGGTGTCCGTTTCTGGTTGAAACTCATGGAGGCGGTGAATGATTCCCATTCTGTTGAAAGAATAGCTGAAGAACTCTTGCATCAACTAGCTGATCAAAATGTCAACAATGTTGAGGGTTATTGGTTTTTGTGGATACTTTTTGGTCGCCTCTATAAGCGCCAACCTTCAATCAG GTTTGCTTTTCGAGAGAAGTTCTTACTCTGGAAAATGTTTCCTACCTGTTGCTTAAGATGGATTCTTCACTTTGCTGTACTTGAATGCAACCCCGAAAATGCTTTATCAGTAAAATCTCTTAATACTCGGGGTCTCTCGGAGACGGTGCAGCGCCTTGTGGCAGCATGGTCAAAAAGTGAGTTTGTGCAATCAGCCCCAATTGAGCGACAAGTTT ATGTAACCGCTGCTTTAGGCCTTTGCCTGGAGAAGATGAGTAAAGAAGATCTAGACGCTACAAAGGATGCACTGCCATCAATTCTACAGGGGATCAGCC GTAGGCTGGAGAGCCCTGAATATTTGGTTCGTAAAATGGCAAGCAGTATTGCTTATGTATTTTCTAAGATCATAGACCCCAAAAATCCTCTGTATCTTGATGATAGTTGCCAGGAAGAGACAATAGATTGGGAGTTTGGGAAAGCAACCCCAATCAAAGGGCCTCCGACAGCAACAATGCTCAAAGTGAATGAAAATTCTGATAGAGAAATTCCTCATGCTATGATCCCTGGAAATGAAATTCAAAGGAATGAAGATAATGGGATCAGTAAAGACTCAACAGCTATAAAAAACAATGTgcaatttaatttatttgacCCTGATGAAGTTATTGATCCGGCAACTTTAAATAATGATTCAGCCTTTGATGAAGATGACAGTGACGATGGAAGTGAGGATTCTGGTACCTCAAGTGACTCTTTGAAACCATATGACTTAACAGATGATGACACTGATTTGACTAGAAAGTTCTCGCAGTTGACTGATGTGATCGGAGCACTAAGAAAATCGGATGATGCAGAGGGA GTTGAGAATGCCCTTGATGTCGCTGAGAAGCTGGTTCGAGCATCACCGGACGAGCTAAAATATATGGCTGGTGATTTGGCTCGAACACTTCTAATGGTCCGTTGCTCTGACTTCACTGTGGAAGGAGAAGAAGCATCAGCTGAAGGAAAAAGACAAAGGGCACTGGTTGCATTGATTGTCATCTGTCCTATTGAATCTCTTGATAGTCTTAACAAGCTGCTGTATTCACCTAACATTGACATCAGTCAGCGGATAATCATCTTGGATGTCATGACAGATGCCGCTCAGGAGCTTGCAAGTGCAAGAATCCTGAAATCTGAACAACCGAAGTCCCTTATAACACAAACTTCAGATCAACCATGGTATGTACCAAGAAATGGAGGTCCTCCAATAGCAGGGTCCTGGAAGGAAATTCCGTCAGCAGGAACTCCATTGAACTGGTCTTACTCATATGAAAGAGAACTTCCATCCAAAGCAGGTCAGATCAAGAGAGGGAAGACCCGCCGATGGAGCCTTCGATCAGCAGTTCAAGATATCCAGACAGAGCACACGCAGAACAGGTTTCCACCATATGCAGCTGCATTTATGCTTCCAGCAATGCGGGGGTTTGACAAAAAGAGGCATGGTGTTGATTTAttggggagggattttattgtCTTGGGGAAACTCATCCACATGCTTGGTGTATGTATGAAGTGTGCAGCAATGCACCCAGAAGCTTCTGTTTTGGCATCCCCTCTTTTGGATATGTTACGATCCAG GGAGGTATCCTATCATGCAGAATCGTATGTGAGGAGATCTGTCCTTTTTACCGCTTCGTGTGTATTGTTGGCCCTGCATCCATCATTTGTTGCATCTGCTCTGGTTGATGGAAATATTGAGATCTCTGGAGGGCTTGAGTGGGTTCGCACATGGGCAGTTGAGGTGGCTGAATCAGACACAGACAAAGAATGCTACACG CTAGCAATGGCGTGTCTGCAACTCCATGCAGAGATGGCACTGCAAGCTTCTCGAGCTCTTGAATCCACAAAAGATGCATCAAAGCAGAAGAGCATTAGTATATTCCCTACTTCATCAAGTGGATCGATCAAACTCCCTTTCTAG